In one window of Corynebacterium mycetoides DNA:
- a CDS encoding indole-3-glycerol phosphate synthase TrpC produces MHTAGVVDGIVSAVLRDVEKREAVVPFQEIKARSRAMEPTRDARAALLRHGCGVIVEIKRNSPVFGPTAPFAHGEAEVPIEDIARGIEAGGAHLIACQTERLRFDGSLTDMANARAAVDLPMVCRDVIVDPYQIHEARCFGADMIPLQVGILDQHRLEALIDRAESLGMHVMAEVRTSEEADRALCAGARVIAVNSWTFDTNSLNPAAFAEIAPGLPSEVIKISLGGVRTARDLIHAASSGADAVLAAEAVMSSDDVEAATRRLAAAGQHPACPSRN; encoded by the coding sequence ATGCATACAGCGGGTGTTGTGGATGGCATTGTGTCGGCCGTGCTGCGCGACGTCGAAAAGCGCGAAGCCGTCGTCCCGTTCCAGGAGATCAAGGCTCGCTCCCGGGCGATGGAGCCGACTCGCGACGCCCGCGCCGCGCTCCTGCGCCACGGGTGCGGGGTGATCGTTGAGATCAAACGCAATTCCCCGGTATTCGGGCCCACCGCGCCGTTCGCGCACGGTGAGGCGGAGGTCCCCATCGAGGACATCGCCCGCGGGATCGAGGCGGGCGGGGCCCACCTCATCGCCTGCCAGACGGAGCGGCTGCGTTTCGACGGCTCCCTGACCGACATGGCCAACGCCCGCGCGGCGGTAGACCTGCCCATGGTGTGCCGCGACGTCATCGTCGACCCGTACCAGATACACGAGGCCCGGTGTTTTGGCGCGGACATGATTCCCCTGCAGGTGGGGATCCTCGACCAGCACCGGCTCGAGGCGCTCATCGACCGGGCTGAATCCTTGGGAATGCACGTGATGGCGGAGGTCCGCACGAGCGAGGAGGCCGACCGGGCCTTGTGCGCCGGGGCCCGCGTGATTGCGGTGAACTCCTGGACATTCGACACAAACTCCCTCAACCCCGCCGCGTTCGCCGAGATCGCGCCGGGGTTGCCGTCTGAAGTGATCAAGATCAGCCTGGGGGGAGTGCGCACCGCGCGCGATCTTATCCACGCCGCGTCCTCCGGTGCCGACGCAGTCCTCGCCGCTGAAGCGGTGATGAGCTCCGACGACGTCGAGGCCGCGACGCGCCGGCTCGCCGCGGCGGGCCAGCACCCGGCGTGCCCGTCCCGGAACTAA